One Candidatus Cybelea sp. DNA segment encodes these proteins:
- a CDS encoding mechanosensitive ion channel family protein — MLKLFFVLAAVTGAPVLAQVPGVPLGIPGYTATASPWGFPIKRVNNLDTAPIFFEGQRLFVVAAPAAPADAPVPPIVQRVDTINDNLQRIVPAAVSLGNRPASHFDPKTFKVSIGSENGYPTLYATDGSRREVAPIMTLTEPDATLNSMSKNDLAVQWQGVLEAALGRALLTAEPQYFASQLRRLPFVILGGLLATVLLIVLRRRLRRRNDVLDAAAESVDPHETSDSAGAKNLRIERSIVSGGLRLSSAALLAMWAVIVLWVLGILPSTHALANQLTTRSIRVVVVWLILALLDRLLNVAIVRVADNWESSLFATPGERARLTLRRPTVVRAIENLKSIVLWAIAILATLSVLSISPASVLTIGAVIAFALSFATQSLIKDYLNGFLILAEDQFAIGDVVTINGFSGNVEDLTLRITRLRTDDGRLVTIPNSSVVAVENQTRLWSRIDYRVAVAASSDITRAIEVLTATLDQIAADPGWNKTIVEPPQMLGVDAVSHAGIVLRAWIKTLPAQKAALTREINQRVSEAFRKENISLGVPQSVVLQAQVQPETQ, encoded by the coding sequence GTGCTGAAGCTTTTCTTCGTGCTGGCCGCAGTCACGGGCGCCCCAGTGCTCGCGCAAGTGCCGGGGGTGCCGCTTGGAATCCCGGGCTACACCGCGACGGCGTCACCGTGGGGATTTCCGATCAAACGGGTCAACAATCTCGATACCGCGCCGATTTTTTTCGAAGGTCAGCGCCTCTTCGTGGTTGCAGCGCCGGCAGCGCCCGCCGACGCCCCCGTCCCACCGATCGTGCAGCGTGTCGATACGATCAACGACAATTTGCAGCGCATCGTACCCGCGGCGGTAAGCCTGGGAAATAGGCCGGCATCGCACTTCGATCCTAAGACCTTCAAAGTGAGCATCGGCAGCGAGAACGGCTATCCGACGCTCTATGCAACGGACGGCTCGAGGCGCGAAGTGGCGCCGATCATGACGCTGACCGAGCCCGACGCCACGCTGAACTCGATGTCGAAGAACGATCTGGCGGTGCAGTGGCAGGGCGTGCTCGAAGCCGCACTCGGGCGGGCCCTGTTGACGGCGGAGCCGCAGTATTTTGCTTCGCAGCTTCGCAGACTGCCCTTCGTTATTCTCGGCGGCCTTCTCGCCACAGTGCTTCTGATCGTACTTCGCCGGCGCTTGCGCCGCCGCAACGATGTGCTCGACGCTGCCGCCGAATCGGTCGATCCGCACGAAACCAGCGACTCTGCAGGCGCCAAAAATCTGCGCATCGAGCGATCGATCGTTTCGGGAGGACTGCGCCTGTCGAGCGCGGCGCTGCTGGCGATGTGGGCCGTGATCGTCCTTTGGGTGCTCGGCATCCTCCCGTCGACGCACGCGCTCGCCAACCAGCTGACGACACGATCGATCCGTGTCGTCGTGGTTTGGCTGATCCTTGCCCTCTTGGATCGCTTGCTCAACGTCGCCATCGTCCGCGTTGCCGACAACTGGGAATCGAGCCTCTTTGCGACTCCTGGTGAACGCGCGCGCTTGACGCTTCGGCGCCCGACCGTCGTACGGGCAATCGAGAACCTCAAGTCGATCGTTCTCTGGGCGATCGCGATCCTCGCCACCCTCTCCGTACTTTCCATTTCCCCAGCCTCGGTTCTAACGATCGGCGCGGTGATCGCCTTCGCGCTCTCGTTTGCGACGCAGAGCCTCATCAAAGACTATCTCAACGGCTTCTTGATTCTCGCCGAGGATCAGTTTGCGATCGGCGACGTCGTCACGATCAACGGCTTCAGCGGTAACGTCGAAGACTTGACCCTACGGATCACGCGACTGCGCACCGACGACGGCCGGCTGGTCACGATCCCCAACAGCTCGGTCGTCGCGGTCGAAAATCAGACGCGCCTGTGGTCGCGAATCGACTACCGCGTCGCGGTTGCTGCCTCGAGCGACATCACGCGAGCCATCGAAGTTTTGACGGCAACCCTCGACCAGATCGCGGCAGACCCCGGCTGGAACAAGACCATCGTCGAACCGCCGCAAATGCTCGGCGTCGACGCGGTTTCACACGCCGGCATCGTACTGCGCGCCTGGATTAAGACGTTGCCTGCGCAGAAGGCGGCACTCACCCGCGAGATCAACCAGCGCGTGAGCGAGGCGTTCCGAAAGGAGAACATCTCGCTTGGCGTTCCGCAGTCGGTGGTCTTGCAGGCGCAAGTTCAGCCGGAGACTCAGTAG
- a CDS encoding MBL fold metallo-hydrolase codes for MAELTFVGAAGTVTGSKHLVTIDGRHLFVDCGLFQGPPQVEALNHAPLPVPAAEMDGVVITHGHLDHIGYLPKLVRDGFKGPIYCTPATADVAAIVLEDAAHLQRHMHDRGFHRERSHNLTPFFTERDVAEALSQIKRVPLETDFNLCGATLRYHYAGHIIGAAFVELRTGGRRAIFSGDLGRYNSALLYDPAPLDGADTVVCEATYGDRPHPSDTLDAFKATLLSGIARGGPIVIPTFAVERAQDLLFTIGRLQGDDPTIAQVGVHLDSPMAIKVDAVFEHHREAYRQIPERPDAPFGCRNLTIHVTNEESRRLNSLHGPAIILASSGMASGGRILYHLHRHLSNPHATIVFPGYQVTGTPGRLLIDGARTIRILGDELCVRSAIVPLSGFSAHAGQDEILRWLALLRSSSTQIYLVHAEPAGAQGLAGALHAGGFAAAVARRGVTVKL; via the coding sequence GTGGCTGAGCTGACCTTCGTCGGCGCGGCCGGAACCGTCACCGGCAGCAAGCACCTCGTCACCATCGACGGCCGTCATCTATTCGTCGATTGCGGGCTCTTTCAAGGGCCGCCCCAGGTCGAAGCGCTCAACCACGCTCCTTTACCGGTCCCCGCCGCCGAGATGGACGGCGTCGTCATCACGCACGGCCACCTCGACCACATCGGATATCTTCCAAAGCTCGTGCGCGACGGCTTCAAAGGCCCGATCTATTGTACGCCCGCGACCGCCGACGTGGCGGCGATCGTTCTCGAAGACGCGGCGCACCTCCAGCGGCACATGCACGACCGCGGATTTCACCGCGAGCGGTCGCATAATCTCACGCCTTTTTTTACCGAGCGCGACGTCGCAGAAGCGCTTTCGCAAATCAAGCGGGTGCCGCTCGAGACCGATTTCAATCTTTGCGGCGCAACGCTGCGCTACCACTACGCGGGCCACATCATCGGGGCGGCCTTCGTTGAGCTTCGAACCGGCGGACGCCGCGCGATCTTCTCCGGGGATCTCGGCCGGTACAACTCCGCGCTGCTCTACGATCCGGCACCGCTCGACGGCGCGGATACCGTCGTATGCGAAGCAACCTACGGCGACCGGCCGCATCCATCCGATACGCTCGACGCATTCAAAGCGACGCTTCTCAGCGGAATCGCACGCGGCGGCCCGATCGTTATCCCAACCTTCGCGGTCGAACGCGCGCAAGATCTGCTCTTCACGATCGGACGCCTTCAGGGAGATGATCCAACGATCGCGCAGGTGGGAGTTCACCTCGACAGCCCCATGGCAATCAAGGTCGACGCGGTTTTCGAACACCACCGCGAGGCCTACCGGCAAATTCCCGAGCGGCCGGACGCCCCGTTCGGCTGCCGGAACCTGACGATTCACGTCACCAACGAGGAATCGCGCCGGCTGAACTCGCTGCACGGACCCGCGATCATTCTCGCGTCCAGCGGCATGGCCAGCGGCGGGCGTATCCTCTACCATTTACACCGGCATCTCTCGAATCCGCACGCGACGATCGTCTTCCCCGGTTACCAAGTTACGGGAACACCGGGGCGACTGCTGATCGACGGGGCGCGGACCATCCGCATTTTGGGCGACGAACTTTGCGTACGCAGCGCGATCGTTCCGCTTTCGGGTTTCAGTGCGCACGCCGGGCAGGACGAGATCTTGCGGTGGCTCGCGCTCCTGCGCTCGAGTTCTACCCAGATCTACCTCGTCCACGCGGAGCCGGCGGGTGCCCAGGGCTTGGCGGGCGCGCTTCACGCGGGCGGATTTGCGGCCGCCGTGGCGCGACGCGGGGTGACCGTTAAGCTCTAG
- a CDS encoding MFS transporter gives MQEIISCGCKTHGLNKNELRGALRFVVALGIVNLFADMTYEGARGVSGAFLGHLGANGAMVGAVAGGGELAGYLIRSVSGAVADRTGRYWINVWVGYAINMLCVPALAFAGSWPAAAGLLVGERIGRGIRKPVTAVILSEAGRRLGRGRVFGLNELLDQIGATAGPLIVAYAVTRGGYRTGFGVLIVPALLTLAALGVAASRGSRLVPHDEPEPQGSSAGDRATLLRYAAGGALFAAGYVDFALISYHFSTAGIMPVAAISVAFALAMAVGAVVSPVAGHLFDRFGKPVIAVALAVTAAAVPLAFLGRGSLAVAGATVWGVGTAVQDALLLALVATVLARRKKATVFGLYDLAFGVAWFAGSVVSGILLDRSITALIAFSMLLQVAAIPFFIFGKDPVQART, from the coding sequence ATGCAAGAGATTATCTCATGCGGGTGCAAGACGCACGGCTTGAACAAGAACGAGCTGCGCGGCGCGCTGCGATTCGTCGTCGCACTCGGTATCGTCAATCTCTTCGCAGACATGACGTACGAGGGAGCACGCGGCGTGTCCGGTGCCTTCTTGGGACACCTCGGCGCCAACGGTGCAATGGTCGGTGCGGTCGCCGGAGGCGGAGAGCTGGCCGGTTATCTCATCCGCTCGGTCAGCGGTGCCGTGGCAGATCGTACCGGACGCTACTGGATCAATGTCTGGGTCGGCTACGCGATCAACATGCTGTGCGTTCCGGCGCTTGCTTTTGCAGGGAGTTGGCCGGCCGCCGCGGGCCTGCTCGTGGGCGAGCGCATCGGGCGAGGTATCCGAAAACCGGTTACCGCGGTGATACTTTCGGAGGCCGGCCGCCGGCTCGGCCGCGGCCGCGTCTTCGGGCTGAATGAATTGCTCGATCAGATCGGAGCGACCGCAGGTCCGCTCATCGTCGCCTATGCGGTGACGCGCGGGGGGTATCGAACCGGGTTCGGCGTGCTGATCGTTCCCGCATTGCTTACACTCGCGGCCCTTGGCGTTGCAGCGTCGCGGGGAAGCCGGCTCGTTCCTCATGACGAGCCCGAACCGCAGGGTTCGTCGGCCGGCGATCGCGCCACGCTGCTACGCTACGCCGCCGGAGGCGCGCTCTTTGCCGCCGGCTACGTCGATTTCGCTCTGATTTCCTATCATTTTTCGACGGCCGGGATCATGCCGGTCGCGGCGATTTCCGTCGCCTTTGCACTCGCGATGGCCGTTGGCGCGGTCGTCTCTCCGGTCGCCGGGCATCTCTTCGACCGCTTCGGCAAACCGGTAATCGCCGTCGCGCTGGCGGTAACCGCGGCGGCCGTCCCGCTGGCATTTCTGGGACGAGGCTCGCTCGCCGTTGCCGGGGCGACGGTATGGGGTGTCGGTACCGCCGTGCAGGACGCGCTCTTGCTGGCGCTGGTCGCCACCGTACTGGCGCGACGAAAGAAAGCGACCGTCTTCGGCCTCTACGACCTTGCGTTCGGCGTCGCGTGGTTTGCAGGCAGCGTCGTCAGCGGCATCCTCCTCGACCGATCGATCACCGCGCTCATTGCGTTCTCGATGCTCCTGCAGGTTGCAGCGATCCCCTTCTTCATTTTTGGGAAAGACCCGGTACAGGCCAGGACGTGA
- a CDS encoding SpoIIE family protein phosphatase: MTERKRAGSGQRATTGTTSDALLAAERLRDDFRTIAEAMPQLVWTAGGDGKIDYFNQRWIDYTGVDLDEFRRRGEYVGIVHGDDVDETWNRWTEAIESGTPYEGEFRLRRGADGGYRWFLCRAVPLFAQDGKVSRWIGTATDVDAQRRARDSLSFMVQAGNVLAAPSEADEICKALARVAIERFADWCFVTLAEGDAFDTIAFEHRDRDRVVFVQQYRDRYPPRPGDALFASIEENRPALFERITDDQLVAGARDEEHLRLLRSLEMRSCMIIPLATLEGKVLGALTMISAESGRLFDGSDLEIAGAIATRAATAIANTRMLKAERRIAEQLRFTSRVNKLFFESPAPWKAMSRVAKMIALEIADAGAILRVRDDALRTEVMVHRKPKVNAIVAALRGKRILRLAPERDLVERLRRRETVVFRDEQPGFMRERAWPYLSDEIDALSVRSSVIVPLYAGKTTYGALVAYYSDRPFEPDDVVLLEEIAARASVAVEQVETLERERKIATTLQQASLPTLIPRVENLRFDAVYSPAGDEGDVGGDWYDAIELDDGSVVVSVGDVTGRGIQAAAIMSKVRHAMGMAPLHESDPTKILDSAEWFLRKRYPDAIVTAFVAIVSPDRRTIRFANAGHPRPLLWRDGASIELQASGLPLGLRSFAAAEKSVSMELRDGDVIMLFTDGLIEATRNLSEGERLLREVVNSGVLSASVAPAKLVARACLPPHVHDDVAILSVSIGRPPAWTFAAEDARAAVDARAQFVQFLHQAGQDDDLVDRTELVFGELLGNVVRHAPGPVEVSFDAGGESATLHVIDSGSAFSLTQAHLPDDDFAELGRGLFIVQQLAARMRMKHIPNCGNHISVEL, translated from the coding sequence ATGACTGAGCGCAAGCGGGCCGGCTCCGGCCAACGAGCGACGACCGGGACGACGTCCGATGCGCTGCTCGCGGCCGAGCGTTTGCGCGACGATTTCCGAACGATCGCCGAGGCTATGCCGCAGTTGGTCTGGACGGCCGGCGGCGACGGAAAGATCGATTACTTCAATCAGCGCTGGATCGACTACACCGGGGTCGACCTCGACGAATTCCGCCGCCGCGGAGAGTATGTCGGCATCGTGCACGGCGACGACGTCGACGAAACGTGGAACCGGTGGACCGAAGCGATCGAGTCGGGCACTCCGTACGAAGGAGAGTTTCGTCTGCGTCGCGGCGCCGACGGCGGTTATCGCTGGTTTCTCTGCCGTGCCGTCCCGCTCTTCGCGCAGGACGGCAAGGTCTCGCGGTGGATCGGTACGGCAACCGACGTCGACGCGCAGAGGCGGGCGCGCGATAGTTTGAGCTTCATGGTTCAGGCGGGCAACGTGCTGGCCGCCCCCAGCGAAGCCGACGAGATATGTAAGGCGTTGGCGCGTGTGGCGATCGAGCGTTTTGCCGACTGGTGTTTCGTGACGTTAGCCGAGGGCGACGCGTTCGATACGATTGCCTTCGAACATCGCGATCGGGATCGCGTCGTATTCGTGCAGCAATATCGCGATCGCTATCCACCTCGCCCCGGCGATGCGCTGTTTGCTTCGATCGAGGAGAACCGGCCTGCGCTCTTCGAGCGCATAACCGACGATCAGCTCGTGGCGGGTGCGCGTGACGAGGAACACCTGCGCCTGCTGCGCTCGCTGGAAATGCGCTCGTGCATGATCATCCCTTTGGCAACGCTCGAAGGCAAGGTGTTAGGGGCGCTGACGATGATCTCGGCCGAATCCGGGCGCCTTTTCGATGGAAGCGACCTCGAAATCGCCGGCGCGATCGCTACGCGCGCCGCGACCGCGATCGCAAACACCCGTATGCTCAAGGCCGAACGGCGTATCGCCGAGCAGCTGCGCTTTACCAGTCGCGTCAACAAGCTGTTCTTCGAGAGTCCGGCTCCCTGGAAGGCGATGAGCCGCGTCGCAAAGATGATCGCGCTCGAAATTGCCGACGCCGGCGCGATCCTTCGCGTGCGGGACGACGCGCTGCGTACCGAAGTCATGGTGCATCGCAAGCCCAAGGTCAACGCGATCGTCGCGGCGCTGCGGGGGAAGCGCATCCTGCGCCTCGCGCCGGAGCGCGACCTTGTCGAGCGGCTGAGACGGCGAGAGACCGTCGTATTCCGTGACGAGCAGCCGGGCTTCATGCGAGAGCGCGCCTGGCCATACCTTTCCGACGAGATCGATGCGCTTTCGGTGAGGTCGAGCGTGATCGTTCCGCTCTACGCGGGTAAGACGACGTACGGCGCGCTGGTCGCATACTATTCCGACCGGCCATTTGAGCCCGACGACGTCGTGCTGCTCGAAGAGATAGCGGCGCGCGCCTCGGTGGCGGTCGAGCAGGTCGAAACGCTCGAGCGCGAACGTAAGATCGCGACGACGCTCCAGCAGGCATCTCTTCCGACGTTGATACCACGAGTTGAGAATTTGCGGTTTGACGCCGTTTATTCGCCTGCAGGCGACGAAGGCGACGTCGGCGGCGATTGGTACGACGCGATCGAACTCGATGACGGTTCGGTCGTGGTGAGCGTCGGCGACGTAACCGGCCGCGGAATCCAGGCCGCCGCAATAATGAGCAAGGTTAGACACGCGATGGGCATGGCGCCGCTGCACGAGAGCGACCCCACCAAGATTCTCGATTCGGCGGAGTGGTTTTTGCGAAAGCGCTACCCGGATGCGATCGTCACGGCCTTTGTGGCGATCGTCAGCCCCGATCGGCGCACGATCCGCTTCGCCAACGCCGGACATCCGCGGCCGCTGCTTTGGAGAGACGGCGCGTCGATCGAACTGCAGGCTTCGGGACTTCCGCTGGGCCTGCGCAGCTTCGCAGCGGCCGAGAAAAGCGTCTCGATGGAATTGCGTGACGGCGACGTGATCATGCTCTTCACCGATGGGCTGATCGAAGCGACGCGCAACTTGAGCGAGGGGGAGCGCTTGCTGCGCGAGGTCGTTAACAGCGGCGTTCTGTCCGCCTCGGTTGCTCCCGCAAAGCTCGTCGCGCGCGCGTGCTTGCCGCCACACGTTCACGATGACGTTGCGATTCTGAGCGTGTCGATCGGCCGGCCGCCGGCCTGGACGTTCGCCGCGGAGGATGCGCGGGCGGCGGTTGACGCGCGAGCGCAATTCGTCCAGTTTCTCCATCAAGCTGGGCAGGACGACGACCTCGTCGATCGGACGGAGCTGGTCTTCGGCGAGCTGCTCGGTAACGTCGTTCGCCACGCTCCTGGTCCGGTCGAGGTTTCGTTCGACGCCGGCGGCGAGTCCGCCACCCTGCACGTCATCGACTCCGGCTCGGCCTTCAGTCTAACGCAGGCGCACTTGCCCGATGACGACTTCGCCGAGCTGGGACGGGGGCTGTTCATCGTCCAACAGTTGGCCGCCCGCATGCGCATGAAGCACATTCCCAACTGCGGCAATCACATCAGCGTCGAGCTCTAA
- a CDS encoding HPF/RaiA family ribosome-associated protein, producing the protein MELPLQITYRGVSPSGALRRLIHKEGAKLEHFFARITSCRVLVEREPRHMREAAPFRVRIDLGVPGNELLTDTLERDSRVAVRDAFRRARRRLQDYATRLKGT; encoded by the coding sequence ATGGAACTACCGCTCCAGATTACCTACCGGGGAGTCAGCCCATCGGGCGCGCTTCGCCGGCTCATTCACAAAGAGGGTGCGAAGCTCGAGCATTTCTTCGCAAGGATCACGAGCTGTCGGGTCCTTGTCGAGCGGGAGCCGCGTCATATGCGCGAAGCCGCGCCGTTTCGCGTGCGCATCGACCTCGGCGTGCCCGGCAACGAACTCTTGACAGATACACTGGAAAGGGATTCCAGGGTCGCCGTCCGCGATGCGTTTCGCCGGGCTCGGCGCCGGCTGCAGGACTACGCAACGCGGCTGAAGGGAACGTAA
- a CDS encoding alkaline phosphatase family protein, with protein sequence MTGKTLKNFALMSAWRSATVTSVIVSLTIAAGCTSRSGSSLAPSAPLALRHYITHVVVIVQENRSFDNLFSGFAGADAPRFGYDGRRRIALHPIPLEDPGNIENNWRDAIAGWNNAKMDGFASEHFYGGPLDYAYAVVPRAETAPYWAMAKQYVLADHMFPMEFGPSFTAHLSLIAANTTIAPAPIAEVDAPARYPWGCDAPPGTGSFTLDARRIEKFNGPSPCFSKLATIADQLNGAGLSWSYYAAPLSKIGGKVWSEFDSIRAIRYSGYWKNVKSPQTRILRDVQAGSLADVSWVTPDWQDSDHTGSGYDSGPSWVASIVNAIGRSPYWSTTAIVVLWDDWGGWYDNVPPPQLDFRGLGIRVPCIIISPYARIAKGARSGYVSHTQYEFGSILKFVEEVFNLQPIGSPASGYTDTRAASILDSFDFTQAPRRFSPIPARYSASRFLNERPSFVAPDND encoded by the coding sequence GTGACCGGCAAGACGCTGAAAAATTTTGCGCTGATGAGTGCCTGGCGATCCGCGACCGTAACCTCGGTCATCGTATCGCTGACGATTGCGGCGGGATGCACCAGCCGGTCCGGCTCCAGTCTCGCGCCGTCCGCTCCTTTAGCGTTGCGGCACTACATTACGCACGTCGTCGTGATCGTTCAGGAGAATCGCAGCTTCGATAATCTGTTCAGCGGCTTTGCGGGTGCCGACGCGCCGCGCTTCGGCTACGACGGCCGCCGGCGGATTGCGCTGCACCCTATCCCGCTCGAGGATCCCGGTAATATCGAAAACAACTGGCGCGACGCGATCGCCGGCTGGAATAACGCAAAGATGGACGGCTTTGCGAGCGAGCATTTTTACGGCGGCCCACTCGATTATGCGTACGCGGTCGTCCCGCGGGCCGAGACGGCCCCGTACTGGGCGATGGCCAAGCAGTACGTTCTCGCCGACCACATGTTTCCAATGGAGTTCGGCCCCAGCTTCACGGCGCACCTCAGTTTGATCGCCGCAAATACGACGATTGCGCCGGCGCCCATCGCTGAGGTCGATGCGCCCGCGCGCTACCCGTGGGGATGCGACGCGCCGCCGGGCACCGGTTCCTTCACGCTCGATGCCCGGCGAATCGAGAAGTTCAACGGGCCGTCTCCGTGCTTCTCGAAGCTGGCGACGATCGCCGACCAGCTCAACGGCGCCGGGCTTTCGTGGAGCTACTATGCCGCTCCGTTGAGCAAGATCGGGGGCAAGGTGTGGTCGGAGTTCGATTCGATCCGAGCCATCCGCTACAGCGGTTACTGGAAGAATGTAAAATCGCCGCAGACTCGGATTCTGCGCGACGTCCAGGCCGGCAGCCTCGCGGACGTCTCTTGGGTGACGCCGGACTGGCAGGACTCAGATCACACGGGCAGCGGGTACGACTCCGGTCCCTCGTGGGTGGCCTCGATCGTCAACGCGATCGGCCGCAGCCCGTACTGGAGCACGACGGCCATTGTCGTCCTCTGGGACGACTGGGGCGGCTGGTACGACAACGTGCCTCCGCCGCAGCTCGATTTTCGCGGGCTCGGCATTCGGGTACCATGCATTATCATTTCACCGTATGCACGCATCGCTAAAGGTGCTCGTTCCGGGTACGTCTCGCACACGCAGTACGAGTTCGGCAGCATCCTGAAGTTCGTCGAAGAGGTCTTTAACCTGCAGCCGATCGGTTCGCCGGCGAGCGGCTATACCGACACGCGGGCCGCAAGCATTCTCGACAGCTTCGACTTTACGCAGGCACCGCGGCGTTTCAGCCCCATACCGGCGCGCTATTCGGCCTCTCGTTTTCTCAACGAACGTCCCTCTTTCGTCGCCCCCGACAATGACTGA
- a CDS encoding transcriptional repressor — MNVTLIMGRILPQAAAVNRQTATEKDEMMGDIMAPSVQGSLPKNYRLIYDIVAESGIGRHLTSSQIFAKALKRRPGIGFSTVYRGLERLRDLGLVSELHLPGADAATYEPAGPRHAHFRCTHCGGIEDVAYAIPARTLKLLGLRHGFNIKSERITFEGQCAACAPS; from the coding sequence GTGAATGTCACTCTCATAATGGGCAGGATACTGCCGCAAGCTGCCGCCGTCAATAGGCAGACGGCGACGGAAAAGGACGAGATGATGGGGGACATTATGGCGCCATCCGTGCAGGGGTCGCTGCCGAAAAATTACCGGCTGATTTACGACATCGTTGCCGAGAGCGGGATCGGGCGCCACCTTACTTCTTCGCAAATCTTTGCAAAGGCTCTCAAGCGCAGGCCAGGCATCGGATTCTCTACCGTCTATCGGGGCCTCGAGCGCCTGCGCGACCTTGGACTGGTCTCCGAGCTCCACCTTCCCGGCGCAGACGCCGCGACCTACGAGCCGGCGGGACCGCGGCACGCTCACTTTCGCTGCACGCACTGCGGCGGAATCGAAGATGTAGCCTACGCAATTCCCGCACGTACGCTCAAGTTGCTCGGGTTGCGGCACGGTTTCAACATTAAGAGCGAACGAATAACCTTCGAAGGGCAGTGCGCGGCCTGCGCCCCCTCCTGA
- a CDS encoding HAD-IA family hydrolase → MISVVFDLDGTLVETEQVWRDVRRDFVIAQGGRWQDGAQATMIGMRTNEWARYIRADLGVALDESAIADAVIAGVIARLENVPVLPGASEALDRLGRAFRLGLATSAALPVANAILARTGWRERFAVVVSADEVARGKPAPDVYLRALELLKTPPDLAAAVEDSANGIRSAYNAGMRVIAVPNREFAPDAQTLSLAARTITNLDTLDAAFVGAMLGL, encoded by the coding sequence GTGATTAGCGTGGTCTTCGATCTCGACGGGACGCTCGTCGAGACCGAGCAAGTCTGGCGGGACGTGCGCCGCGACTTCGTCATCGCCCAGGGCGGGCGCTGGCAAGACGGTGCTCAGGCAACGATGATCGGCATGCGCACCAACGAATGGGCACGCTACATCCGCGCCGATCTCGGCGTCGCGCTCGACGAGTCCGCAATCGCCGACGCGGTGATCGCCGGCGTAATCGCGCGCTTAGAAAACGTCCCCGTGCTGCCCGGGGCAAGCGAGGCGCTCGATCGTCTCGGCCGAGCATTTCGGCTCGGGCTCGCGACCTCGGCAGCGCTGCCGGTCGCAAACGCGATTCTCGCTCGGACCGGCTGGCGCGAACGCTTCGCCGTCGTGGTCTCGGCCGACGAGGTCGCCCGCGGAAAGCCCGCGCCGGACGTCTACCTGCGTGCGCTCGAGTTGCTGAAAACGCCGCCGGATCTTGCTGCAGCCGTCGAAGATTCGGCGAACGGCATTCGCTCGGCTTACAACGCCGGAATGCGCGTCATCGCCGTTCCGAATCGCGAGTTCGCGCCGGACGCGCAAACGCTTTCGCTGGCCGCGCGCACGATTACGAACCTCGATACGCTCGATGCGGCATTCGTCGGCGCGATGCTGGGACTCTAG
- a CDS encoding Lrp/AsnC family transcriptional regulator: MAQGPGFHALDRVDCSILGELQKNGRGSFAEIGKAVGLSATSVSERVRRLEQVGVIEGYSVRLSAAKLGYPVMAFILARPNGPDARFVKVAGERPEILACHRVTGEFSFIAQAVVPDVAHLEALLNHLEPAAVHIVTLVVLSTSFDGLSISVTANGRRP, encoded by the coding sequence TTGGCGCAGGGCCCTGGTTTTCACGCCCTCGACCGCGTCGATTGCTCGATTCTCGGCGAGCTGCAAAAAAACGGCCGCGGATCCTTCGCGGAGATCGGCAAAGCCGTCGGGCTATCGGCGACCAGCGTATCGGAGAGAGTTCGGCGCCTCGAACAAGTCGGCGTCATCGAGGGTTATTCGGTGCGCCTGTCTGCGGCGAAGTTAGGCTACCCGGTCATGGCGTTCATCTTGGCCCGCCCGAACGGACCAGATGCGCGTTTCGTCAAGGTCGCCGGCGAGCGCCCCGAGATCCTCGCGTGCCATCGCGTTACGGGCGAATTCTCGTTCATCGCCCAAGCGGTCGTGCCCGACGTCGCGCACCTCGAGGCGCTTCTCAATCACTTGGAGCCGGCCGCGGTCCACATCGTTACGCTCGTCGTGCTGTCGACGTCGTTCGACGGCCTCTCCATTTCGGTTACGGCGAACGGTCGCCGACCGTAG